Proteins encoded within one genomic window of Fragaria vesca subsp. vesca linkage group LG1, FraVesHawaii_1.0, whole genome shotgun sequence:
- the LOC101298365 gene encoding IMPACT family member in pol 5'region-like, translating to MIKPNQMHASAITSTPIPNSHFRFQYNRAAPIRVRLWASILSIAAVANRAIMVTTTAASSSNSRGGAFTTLKETVTFEKEIKKSKFIALAASVSDEQSAFSFLSQVRDARATHNCWAYKVGDQYRSNDDGEPSGTAGKPIQSAIESSGIDRVMVVVIRYFGGIKLGTGGLVRAYGGVTSECLRNAPTHLVKSKVRMGVEVPFDLIGILYHQLQSFQAVDIKQDYEIGKDGITMVTFQVDFDRVEKLEDAIKTNCSRELVFYK from the exons ATGATAAAACCAAATCAAATGCATGCATCAGCAATCACATCCACACCAATACCTAATTCCCATTTCCGATTCCAATACAACAGGGCAGCTCCGATTAGGGTTCGTCTCTGGGCCTCGATTCTCAGCATTGCCGCCGTGGCCAACAGAGCCATCATGGTCACCACCACCGCCGCCAGCAGCAGCAACAGTCGCGGTGGCGCGTTCACCACCCTCAAAGAGACCGTCACCTTCGAAAAGGAGATCAAGAAGAGCAAATTCATCGCCCTCGCCGCTTCCGTCTCCGACGAACAATCCGCCTTCTCCTTCCTCTCTCAG GTTAGGGATGCTCGTGCTACTCACAATTGCTGGGCATACAAG GTGGGAGATCAGTACCGGTCTAATGATGATGGTGAGCCGTCTGGGACGGCTGGGAAGCCCATTCAGTCAGCTATTGAGTCTTCAGGAATTGATAGAGTAATGGTGGTGGTCATTCG GTATTTTGGAGGTATTAAGTTGGGGACTGGAGGACTAGTCAGGGCATATGGAGGAGTAACGTCGGAATGCTTGAGAAATGCCCCGACTCATCTTGTGAAATCGAAG GTAAGAATGGGGGTAGAGGTTCCATTTGATCTTATCGGCATTCTATACCATCAG CTACAATCTTTTCAAGCTGTAGACATCAAACAAGATTACGAGATTGGTAAAGACGGTATAACTATGGTTACCTTTCAAGTTGATTTTGACCGTGTTGAGAAATTAGAGGATGCAATCAAAACCAACTGTAGCCGGGAACTAGTGTTCTATAAGTGA